The Planctomycetota bacterium sequence GGCATGATGCGTGGGTTGAAGGGTCGGAGATTCCTAGTTGGCGATAGGGTATGCGGCCACCGGTCGGTTGCTACCTTCATGCAATGGCAACGCTGCGTCCGGGGTTGGTGTCGGTGACGTTCCGACGGCTCGAGCCGCATCCGGTGATCGAACTGGCGGCCGAGGCCGAGCTGGAGGCGATCGAGTGGGGCGGCGACGTGCATGTGCCGCACGGAGACGTCGCCGTCGCTCGCGAGGTCGGCCAGCTGACACGAGAGGCCGGGCTGCGGATTTCGGCCTACGGGTCGTACTACCGGCTGGGGCACGAGGCAGATGACGACGTGCCGGACCTGTCGGCCGTGCTGGATTCGGCAGAGGCGCTGGAGACGAGCGTCGTTCGCGTCTGGGCCGGCCGGCAGGACGGACGCGATGCGGACGACGCCTACTTCGACCGCGTCGCCGAGGACGGCCGCCGTGCCTGCGACGCCGCGTCCGAGCGGGGCATCGCCGTCCACGCCGAGTGGCACGGCGGGACGGTGACCGACTGCGCCGCGTCGGCTTCGCGTCTCGCCGAGGCGGTGCCCGATCTCGTGTTCGACTGGCAGCCGAGCCGAAACGT is a genomic window containing:
- a CDS encoding TIM barrel protein; its protein translation is MATLRPGLVSVTFRRLEPHPVIELAAEAELEAIEWGGDVHVPHGDVAVAREVGQLTREAGLRISAYGSYYRLGHEADDDVPDLSAVLDSAEALETSVVRVWAGRQDGRDADDAYFDRVAEDGRRACDAASERGIAVHAEWHGGTVTDCAASASRLAEAVPDLVFDWQPSRNVDVETRLAELRSIERLGRVHVFHWLDTPDGADRRPLEEGSSDWRRYLDELSNHDDDRDLLLEFVRGDDVEAFRNDARTLRHWLAEA